From the Hyphomicrobium sp. ghe19 genome, one window contains:
- a CDS encoding polysaccharide pyruvyl transferase family protein, with the protein MKQIHFEVPGSVQQRALLLGHFSTVGDIQCLQFVKRCLANAGLRYDVSAFGADVRSELTGSISPAMAEPRSYTHLVIVCGPCWPGLLQNHNFDIDQYGHCKRIGINLTMVEPLARWNPFDVLLERDSDAATRPDLTFMVGTEKVPVLGRCIIKSQHEYGARQRHAKVIDRINDLIERHGLPVFDVDTRWPKASNAGGIASPEGVSALIGVVDTLITNRLHGLVFALQNGVPVIAVDSVAGGDKVTAQARVLEWPVCLQADEATPEAMDAALNWCLTADARAAVLHSRDMARRLLDGIELQISEMLAPIDHPMTIGSEEIVRLRTLCHLPGRAPPTEKPTSAKPKFKAFGIGDVVNQSWIDPKQQQIASRAADQPSADRRSLLRELVGLVGKPQPTEPAEENENKRETTSPRQLSSEIEFDADGDCRYAQNDRGFARVAHIFHQNWHGIRSAAGVQPGHKVAIPLQRPLSKGDLMKLVMQLEEWGIQKAVFHGFSDAAERALRMVRAAGIECYLVWHGNLSQLAWKPEAQFFERAMTVCRTGIIRRAHMMKSGMGMVFPRSYEPMLLNCPPSTNRRRLVPAFSGNRKIALVPAFPDIRKNLHSSLLGAALSSSIQEIIHYGKIQCGMPETARCKRVPYTGHHNHISFLHDVDVSVNVTTIDCHPMVDMEALGAGAMALSGPLFLDALTEHPFTVLSAIANPFNVREIGKRLDHLSSMNNPELQAIISDYAREITRVSRKRYAEFLNL; encoded by the coding sequence ATGAAACAAATTCACTTCGAAGTTCCGGGCTCGGTCCAGCAGCGAGCGCTTTTGCTCGGCCATTTTTCAACGGTCGGAGACATTCAATGCCTTCAGTTTGTAAAGCGGTGTCTCGCGAACGCTGGACTACGCTACGACGTCTCGGCCTTTGGAGCCGACGTTCGCAGCGAGCTTACGGGTTCCATCAGTCCGGCAATGGCAGAGCCGCGTTCCTACACTCATCTCGTCATCGTCTGCGGTCCCTGCTGGCCCGGGCTGCTTCAGAACCACAATTTCGATATCGACCAATACGGGCACTGCAAACGCATCGGCATCAATCTGACGATGGTGGAACCGCTCGCGAGGTGGAACCCATTCGATGTTCTGCTCGAGCGCGACTCCGATGCCGCTACGCGGCCGGACCTAACCTTTATGGTCGGTACGGAAAAGGTTCCGGTGTTGGGCCGCTGTATCATCAAGAGCCAGCACGAGTATGGCGCCAGGCAGAGACACGCAAAAGTCATCGACCGCATAAACGATTTAATCGAACGGCACGGATTGCCGGTTTTCGATGTCGATACGCGGTGGCCGAAAGCGTCCAACGCGGGCGGCATTGCATCGCCTGAAGGCGTCAGCGCGCTCATCGGCGTTGTCGATACGTTGATTACAAATCGATTGCACGGACTTGTATTCGCACTTCAAAACGGCGTGCCTGTCATTGCTGTCGACTCTGTTGCAGGCGGCGACAAAGTCACCGCGCAAGCTAGGGTCCTTGAATGGCCGGTATGCTTGCAAGCTGATGAAGCAACGCCAGAAGCGATGGATGCGGCGTTGAACTGGTGTCTAACGGCCGATGCTCGTGCTGCAGTGCTGCACTCACGGGATATGGCTCGGCGCCTTCTAGACGGCATCGAACTTCAAATTTCCGAGATGCTCGCGCCAATCGATCATCCGATGACCATCGGCTCAGAAGAGATCGTCCGTTTGCGAACATTATGTCATCTTCCCGGCCGAGCGCCACCTACGGAAAAGCCAACATCTGCGAAACCGAAGTTCAAAGCATTTGGCATCGGTGACGTCGTAAACCAGAGCTGGATAGATCCTAAACAACAGCAGATCGCCAGCAGAGCAGCAGACCAACCCTCGGCGGACCGACGTTCTCTACTTCGCGAACTCGTTGGACTTGTAGGCAAACCGCAGCCTACCGAACCAGCCGAAGAGAATGAAAATAAGCGCGAGACGACGAGTCCCCGGCAATTGTCTTCAGAGATCGAGTTCGACGCCGACGGCGACTGTCGCTACGCGCAAAACGACCGGGGCTTCGCGCGCGTCGCTCATATCTTTCATCAGAATTGGCACGGGATACGTTCCGCCGCCGGCGTGCAGCCGGGTCACAAAGTGGCGATCCCTTTGCAGCGCCCCCTCAGCAAGGGCGATTTGATGAAACTCGTTATGCAGCTCGAAGAATGGGGCATCCAGAAAGCTGTGTTTCATGGCTTCTCGGATGCAGCCGAGCGCGCGCTCCGGATGGTGCGAGCGGCTGGGATCGAATGCTACCTCGTCTGGCACGGAAATCTGAGCCAACTTGCGTGGAAGCCCGAAGCTCAATTTTTCGAGCGCGCCATGACGGTCTGCCGGACCGGCATCATCCGGCGTGCGCACATGATGAAGTCCGGAATGGGCATGGTGTTCCCGCGGAGCTACGAACCAATGCTCCTCAACTGCCCGCCTTCAACGAACCGGCGCCGGCTGGTCCCGGCTTTTTCCGGAAACCGCAAGATTGCTCTGGTGCCGGCATTTCCCGATATCCGCAAGAACTTGCACTCCAGTCTCCTCGGAGCTGCGCTATCGAGCTCGATTCAAGAAATTATCCACTACGGAAAAATTCAATGTGGCATGCCCGAGACCGCAAGATGCAAAAGGGTGCCGTACACGGGTCACCACAACCACATCTCATTCCTGCACGACGTCGACGTTAGCGTAAATGTAACGACGATCGATTGCCATCCGATGGTCGACATGGAAGCGCTTGGCGCAGGAGCAATGGCGCTTTCGGGCCCGCTGTTTCTCGACGCTCTCACAGAGCATCCGTTTACGGTGCTCAGCGCTATCGCAAACCCCTTCAATGTGCGAGAAATCGGAAAGCGCCTCGATCACCTCAGCTCGATGAACAATCCAGAGCTGCAGGCAATCATTTCAGATTACGCACGGGAAATTACTCGCGTTTCAAGAAAGCGTTATGCTGAATTTCTCAACCTTTAA
- a CDS encoding cytochrome P460 family protein: MHVSQSLPIAVLAASLTLVGGLAIAAHDKYTVSVPNGLAFSEFRGYEDWAAVSVSHTEGAIAVILANPVMIEAYKAGIPENGKPFPDGSKIAKIHWKPEKSTEAPGPTTVGGAQQNVDFIEKDSKRFADSGGWGYAAFIYDAKSDSFTPATVEDQPPQENDAKCGFACHTIVSAKDYIFTAYGKR, translated from the coding sequence ATGCATGTAAGTCAATCGTTGCCGATCGCGGTTCTCGCGGCTTCGCTAACACTCGTCGGCGGGCTGGCAATTGCCGCCCACGATAAGTATACGGTGAGCGTCCCCAACGGGCTCGCATTCTCCGAGTTCAGAGGATACGAAGATTGGGCCGCCGTCTCCGTCAGTCACACGGAAGGTGCTATTGCTGTCATCCTAGCCAACCCCGTAATGATCGAGGCCTACAAGGCCGGAATTCCCGAAAACGGCAAGCCCTTCCCTGACGGCTCCAAGATCGCAAAAATCCATTGGAAGCCGGAAAAGAGTACGGAAGCCCCCGGTCCAACAACGGTGGGCGGCGCCCAGCAAAACGTTGACTTCATCGAGAAGGATAGCAAGCGCTTCGCCGATAGCGGCGGATGGGGATACGCCGCTTTTATATACGACGCCAAATCTGACAGTTTCACACCCGCGACCGTCGAAGATCAGCCGCCACAGGAAAACGACGCAAAGTGCGGCTTTGCCTGCCATACGATCGTTTCAGCGAAAGATTACATCTTCACGGCATACGGAAAGCGCTGA
- a CDS encoding metallophosphoesterase: MSDSKDDEGVSRRHALECMIWAGTGVFWTVAGGVPTSLSLLDAAEAAAAATSGFTFLQISDSHVGFNKPANPHALDTLKEAIARIDALPAKPTFMLHTGDITHSAKPAEFDLANQVIGSTGVDVHYVPGEHDITDEATERAYLERYGKGTKGGGWYSFDDNGVHFIGLNNVVNLKQFGLGYLGNEQLEWLEDDLRPLKSSTPIVIFAHIPLWSVYPNWGWGTDDAAIALGYLKRFGSVTVLNGHIHQLMQKVEGNITFHTARSTAFPQPAPGTAPSPGPMVVPAEKLRSVLGITNVAFKRTDSPLAITDTSLAE, from the coding sequence ATGAGCGACAGCAAGGACGACGAGGGCGTAAGCCGGCGGCATGCGCTGGAATGCATGATCTGGGCGGGGACGGGTGTATTTTGGACGGTTGCGGGCGGTGTTCCGACATCGTTGTCGTTGCTTGATGCCGCCGAGGCCGCTGCGGCTGCGACGAGTGGATTCACGTTCCTGCAGATTTCAGACAGTCATGTTGGGTTCAACAAGCCCGCCAATCCGCACGCGCTCGATACGCTCAAGGAGGCTATTGCCCGGATCGATGCCCTGCCCGCGAAGCCCACATTCATGCTGCATACGGGCGACATCACGCACAGTGCGAAGCCCGCGGAATTTGACCTCGCAAACCAAGTTATCGGCAGCACGGGCGTCGATGTGCATTACGTGCCCGGCGAACACGACATCACGGACGAAGCAACAGAGAGAGCCTATCTCGAACGGTACGGTAAGGGCACGAAAGGCGGAGGCTGGTACAGTTTCGACGACAACGGCGTGCACTTCATCGGATTGAACAACGTCGTGAACTTGAAGCAATTCGGCCTCGGCTATCTCGGCAACGAGCAGCTCGAATGGCTCGAGGACGACCTTCGTCCGCTCAAGTCGTCGACGCCGATCGTCATTTTTGCGCACATCCCGCTCTGGTCCGTCTATCCGAACTGGGGATGGGGCACCGATGATGCAGCGATCGCACTTGGTTACCTCAAGCGCTTCGGGTCGGTGACCGTCCTCAATGGCCACATTCATCAGCTGATGCAGAAGGTCGAAGGGAACATCACGTTTCACACTGCGCGTTCGACGGCGTTTCCGCAGCCGGCGCCCGGAACGGCGCCTTCGCCGGGCCCGATGGTCGTGCCGGCGGAGAAGCTCCGCAGCGTGCTCGGTATAACCAACGTCGCCTTTAAGAGAACGGACTCGCCGCTCGCGATAACCGATACGTCGTTGGCGGAGTAG
- a CDS encoding cytochrome c family protein, translated as MKLEMIRAAAGFAVAASGMIFLMPAARAAADAAHGEQIYQSCQDCHSLDTNDVGPKHRGVFGRKAGSVPDYSYSAPLKKSGITWDQDSLDRWLTDPQKLVPGSKMFFHLDGAQDRADVIEYLKERAK; from the coding sequence ATGAAACTCGAGATGATACGCGCGGCGGCGGGGTTCGCTGTCGCCGCATCGGGAATGATCTTCCTTATGCCTGCCGCTCGCGCGGCCGCAGATGCCGCTCACGGCGAGCAAATTTACCAAAGCTGCCAGGACTGTCATTCGCTCGACACCAACGATGTCGGCCCGAAACATCGGGGCGTATTCGGCAGAAAGGCTGGCTCGGTTCCCGATTACAGCTATTCCGCTCCCCTCAAGAAATCGGGTATTACCTGGGATCAGGACAGCCTCGACCGATGGCTTACGGATCCGCAAAAGCTCGTGCCAGGTTCGAAAATGTTCTTTCACCTCGATGGCGCCCAAGATCGAGCCGACGTTATCGAGTATTTGAAAGAACGGGCGAAGTAG
- a CDS encoding sigma-70 family RNA polymerase sigma factor, translating into MDERQRFSEAVLPYVDDALSLARWLTGNAADAEDVVQEACLRAFGAIASVQNANARAWLLAIVRNTAFSWMAKNRPKAITTTDDAGLLEQAGLEMAEPQASPEAILIRKADAAQLENAIAALPLAYREVLVLREIEDLSYREISKALSIPVGTVMSRLARARSSLIQRIGMAGEGKAGAA; encoded by the coding sequence ATGGACGAACGGCAACGATTTAGCGAGGCGGTGCTCCCGTACGTCGACGATGCGTTGTCTCTCGCGCGTTGGCTGACCGGGAATGCCGCCGATGCCGAAGATGTCGTTCAGGAGGCTTGTCTCAGGGCTTTCGGCGCCATCGCCTCGGTCCAAAATGCCAACGCGCGGGCTTGGCTTCTCGCCATTGTTCGCAACACCGCTTTCAGCTGGATGGCAAAGAACCGGCCGAAGGCCATCACGACTACGGATGACGCGGGACTTTTAGAACAGGCTGGGCTTGAGATGGCTGAACCACAGGCATCGCCCGAAGCGATTTTGATAAGGAAAGCCGATGCCGCGCAATTGGAGAACGCTATCGCGGCATTGCCGCTTGCCTATCGCGAGGTTCTGGTACTGAGAGAGATCGAAGATCTGAGTTACCGGGAGATATCGAAGGCCTTATCCATACCGGTCGGCACCGTCATGTCGCGATTGGCGCGCGCGCGGAGTTCGCTTATTCAACGCATCGGCATGGCGGGTGAGGGAAAGGCTGGTGCAGCATGA
- a CDS encoding anti-sigma factor: protein MIKPSSWSSREESLILLNAYLDDELDAASALDVERRLAADPALRAEHDRIAELRSTLASHLMAQRASDDFKRRIAAIAEPSREVVVALPSRPSRTYDWRQMAAAAVVAAAITAGGMYGVLRQNSGANEIAAIVADHQRALLAAQPFDIASSDRHTVKPWFDSKLALSPQVVDLAGAGFPLAGGRVEIVDGKPVPVLVYQRRAHIISVVAVPRPGQMSSTSPALQTTKDGYSVIRWFGRDFEYFAVSDLPEAELREFVSRWREATPGS from the coding sequence ATGATCAAGCCTTCGTCATGGTCTTCCCGGGAAGAGTCCCTCATTCTGTTGAATGCTTATCTCGACGACGAACTCGATGCCGCTTCGGCATTAGACGTCGAGCGGCGTCTGGCGGCCGATCCAGCTCTGCGGGCCGAGCACGACCGGATTGCCGAATTGCGCAGCACGCTGGCGTCTCATCTCATGGCGCAGCGCGCATCGGATGACTTCAAGCGGCGTATCGCGGCAATTGCCGAGCCGTCGCGGGAGGTTGTCGTAGCGCTGCCGTCGCGGCCATCTCGAACATACGATTGGCGTCAGATGGCTGCCGCTGCCGTTGTCGCTGCGGCTATCACGGCTGGTGGCATGTATGGAGTTCTGCGTCAGAACTCCGGTGCGAACGAAATTGCGGCCATTGTTGCCGATCATCAGCGCGCGTTATTGGCGGCTCAGCCCTTCGATATCGCCTCGAGCGACAGGCATACCGTCAAGCCATGGTTCGACAGCAAGCTCGCCCTTTCGCCCCAGGTCGTCGATTTGGCCGGAGCAGGCTTTCCGCTTGCTGGCGGGCGCGTGGAAATCGTTGACGGAAAGCCCGTTCCCGTTCTCGTCTACCAGCGTCGCGCCCATATCATCAGTGTGGTAGCGGTACCGCGCCCCGGGCAAATGTCGAGCACCTCTCCGGCGCTTCAGACGACCAAGGACGGATACTCCGTGATCCGTTGGTTCGGCCGGGATTTCGAGTATTTTGCCGTGTCGGATTTGCCGGAAGCCGAACTTCGTGAATTCGTCTCGCGTTGGCGCGAGGCGACGCCCGGTAGCTGA
- a CDS encoding alpha/beta fold hydrolase: MPDIDGILTILKRSLVAVAATLILVSDGTQAQSLSSPSTSATTTYQTLAVDGVKIFYREAGPRHAPALLLLHGFPSSSRMFDTLIPLLADRYHIVAPDYPGFGLSDAPPASAFAYTFDHEASVIEGFIEALGLKKYVLFMQDYGGPVGFRLAVAHPERVQAMIVQNAVAHEAGLGPIWVDRKAYWKNRAAHEGDFISSFTSLDACRQRHVGTSPHIERYNPDIWAEEFAALSRPGQAKIQADLFYDYRNNVASYSRWQAWLRQYKPPMLVVWGKYDPSFAVAGATAYAQDVPDAEIHILDAGHFALDEAVDQIAALMRTFLARQKLDAL; the protein is encoded by the coding sequence ATGCCGGACATTGATGGAATTCTGACGATACTAAAGCGATCGCTTGTCGCGGTCGCAGCTACGTTGATCCTAGTCAGCGACGGAACTCAGGCTCAGTCCTTGTCTTCGCCCTCGACCTCCGCAACTACGACCTATCAAACGCTCGCGGTGGATGGCGTGAAGATATTCTATCGCGAAGCTGGTCCGCGTCACGCACCGGCGTTGCTGCTCTTGCATGGGTTTCCATCATCGTCGCGGATGTTCGATACGCTTATTCCATTGCTCGCCGATCGCTACCACATCGTTGCACCGGATTATCCCGGCTTCGGGCTAAGCGACGCTCCGCCGGCATCGGCCTTCGCCTACACTTTTGATCATGAAGCCAGCGTCATTGAGGGTTTCATCGAGGCGCTGGGCCTTAAGAAGTACGTGCTATTTATGCAGGATTATGGCGGCCCCGTCGGTTTCCGGCTTGCGGTCGCTCACCCGGAACGCGTTCAGGCGATGATCGTCCAAAATGCCGTGGCGCACGAAGCGGGGCTTGGACCGATATGGGTGGATCGAAAGGCCTATTGGAAGAACCGTGCGGCGCATGAGGGGGACTTCATCTCGAGCTTCACGTCGCTCGATGCCTGCAGGCAACGCCACGTCGGCACGAGTCCCCACATCGAGCGCTACAATCCCGACATCTGGGCTGAGGAATTCGCGGCGCTGTCACGGCCCGGCCAAGCCAAGATTCAGGCGGATCTGTTTTATGATTACCGGAACAACGTGGCCTCATATTCACGCTGGCAGGCGTGGCTGCGCCAATATAAGCCCCCCATGCTTGTCGTGTGGGGCAAATACGATCCTTCATTCGCGGTTGCAGGGGCGACGGCGTACGCGCAAGATGTGCCCGATGCGGAGATCCACATCCTCGATGCCGGACACTTCGCGCTTGACGAGGCGGTAGACCAGATAGCGGCTCTGATGCGCACGTTCCTCGCCAGGCAAAAGCTTGATGCTCTGTAG
- a CDS encoding FAD-dependent oxidoreductase yields the protein MSSETQSIIAKRREQMFPVLAPQEIDRLRRFGNLKSFNTGDALAEIGKVSAGLAIILSGKVDVTQHDTNGHRVPIVTHGPGSFLGELAQLSGRPSLVDARAKNEVEALIVGPQKLQALLIAEAELGERIMRALILRRVGLLETGGGGPVIVGPADNSDVLRLQNFLGRNGHPHLWLDPTTDAEARALIERFHVEGDTLPIVLCPGGQLLQNPSETALARCIGLVGPIDATRVYDVAVVGAGPAGMAAAVYAASEGLSVLVLDCRSFGGQAGASARIENYLGFPTGITGMALMARAYNQAQKFGAEFAIPTQVVGLESSNNPDQRGFILTMKDDERVTARAVVLAGGVRYRHLDVQNVDEFEGSGVHYWASPVEGRLCSKQEVVLVGAGNSAGQAVVYLASRAAKVWLLARGGDISRSMSQYLVERIRGLANVDVQTQAEVTRLEGRDGVLDAIHWRTAKGEDVRREIHHLFLFIGADPESDWLSGSGVRLDPKGFVLTGAAAGNGASLLETSVAGVFAIGDIRAGSIKRVAAGVGEGAQVVAALHTYLASVNHVRPAIV from the coding sequence ATGTCATCAGAAACGCAGTCTATCATTGCGAAGCGCCGCGAACAGATGTTCCCCGTGCTGGCACCTCAGGAGATCGACCGTCTCCGCCGGTTCGGCAATCTCAAGTCGTTCAACACCGGTGATGCCCTCGCGGAAATTGGAAAAGTCAGCGCCGGTTTGGCGATCATCCTGAGCGGCAAAGTCGACGTCACGCAGCATGATACGAACGGTCACCGCGTACCGATTGTCACGCATGGGCCGGGGTCGTTCTTGGGCGAGCTTGCTCAGCTCTCCGGCCGGCCATCCTTGGTCGATGCGCGCGCAAAGAACGAAGTCGAGGCGCTGATTGTCGGGCCTCAGAAACTTCAGGCATTGCTCATCGCGGAAGCCGAGCTCGGCGAGCGCATTATGCGGGCGCTTATCTTGCGCCGCGTCGGCTTGCTCGAAACCGGTGGAGGCGGTCCTGTTATCGTCGGGCCCGCCGACAACAGCGATGTGCTGCGTCTCCAGAATTTTCTGGGGCGCAATGGTCACCCCCATTTGTGGCTCGATCCCACGACCGATGCCGAGGCGCGCGCTCTTATCGAACGGTTTCATGTTGAGGGTGACACGCTGCCGATTGTTCTCTGTCCTGGCGGTCAACTTCTTCAAAATCCGTCCGAGACGGCACTTGCCCGCTGCATCGGTCTCGTCGGGCCCATCGATGCAACGCGCGTTTACGATGTGGCTGTTGTTGGCGCCGGGCCCGCGGGAATGGCAGCCGCTGTTTACGCAGCGTCGGAGGGATTGTCGGTTCTCGTGCTCGATTGCCGATCGTTTGGCGGGCAGGCCGGTGCCTCGGCTCGCATCGAAAACTATCTCGGCTTTCCGACCGGCATCACGGGCATGGCGTTGATGGCACGCGCCTACAATCAGGCGCAGAAGTTCGGAGCTGAATTTGCAATTCCAACCCAAGTCGTGGGACTGGAATCCAGCAACAACCCGGATCAACGCGGCTTCATTCTCACGATGAAAGATGACGAGCGTGTCACCGCGCGCGCCGTGGTTCTTGCTGGCGGAGTTCGGTACCGGCACCTGGACGTGCAGAATGTCGACGAGTTCGAGGGGAGCGGTGTCCATTACTGGGCGTCGCCCGTTGAAGGCCGGCTTTGTTCCAAACAGGAAGTCGTTCTGGTCGGCGCCGGAAATTCGGCAGGGCAAGCCGTGGTTTACCTAGCGAGCCGGGCGGCCAAAGTCTGGCTGCTCGCGCGTGGTGGCGACATCTCCCGGAGCATGTCCCAATATTTGGTGGAACGCATTCGTGGTCTTGCGAACGTTGACGTGCAGACGCAGGCAGAGGTTACGCGCCTCGAAGGACGCGATGGTGTTCTCGATGCGATCCATTGGAGAACCGCGAAAGGAGAAGACGTTCGCCGCGAAATACATCATCTCTTTCTCTTTATCGGAGCTGACCCAGAGTCGGATTGGCTGTCGGGGTCTGGCGTACGCCTCGATCCGAAGGGATTTGTTCTAACCGGCGCAGCGGCCGGCAACGGTGCGAGCCTTTTGGAAACGAGCGTTGCCGGAGTGTTCGCTATAGGCGATATTCGCGCAGGTTCAATCAAACGCGTGGCGGCGGGAGTGGGTGAGGGAGCGCAAGTTGTTGCCGCGCTTCATACCTATCTTGCCTCGGTCAATCATGTTCGCCCCGCGATTGTATAG
- a CDS encoding acyl carrier protein: protein MNPDVISVVIDKLRKLSPEKASDLTVTNAQFITLRSLDLDSLDTLQLAMDIEDALGMNIEIVNFPNTLTIAQLSEHLAEMKAGLRQPA from the coding sequence ATGAACCCAGACGTAATCTCTGTAGTGATCGACAAATTGCGGAAGTTGAGCCCAGAAAAGGCTTCAGACTTAACCGTGACGAATGCCCAATTCATAACGCTACGATCACTGGATCTCGACAGCCTCGATACGTTGCAGCTCGCCATGGATATCGAGGATGCGCTCGGGATGAACATCGAGATCGTCAACTTCCCAAATACGTTGACGATAGCACAGCTTTCGGAACACCTCGCCGAGATGAAAGCAGGGCTCCGCCAACCAGCGTAG
- a CDS encoding NAD(P)/FAD-dependent oxidoreductase, producing the protein MTAAIGNPRVLIVGAGPAGLAAAAELTRSGISDVLVIDRDDSPGGLPRFCHHPGFGLEYARWPYSGPAFARKMLGQLQGTPVRISMGTTLLSLENGPVCEVMGPEFGYARLEPQVVIVATGIREANRGNRVVPGVRPPQGILTTGLLQQLVHRNVRLPSSLRRLVVVGTEHVSFSAILTARHAGIRVVALVGAEESVQSYAAAGWLARALGIGIRLNSEIAAIVGTSERVEAVRIRQGGVTRYIACDGVLFSAGWIPETVALAKGPMLIDPLTKGPIVDQAMRTSLPGVFAAGNVLRGVETSGFAALEGKRAGAMAALAIAGKIPTEQARGPRKIAKTRVPQHWDHSLSEPSGLAHHWRPARFRNAYER; encoded by the coding sequence ATGACAGCGGCAATCGGAAATCCGCGCGTCTTGATTGTCGGAGCCGGACCCGCGGGCTTGGCAGCCGCGGCTGAACTCACTCGTTCAGGCATAAGCGACGTGCTCGTTATCGATCGCGACGACAGCCCGGGCGGCTTGCCCCGCTTCTGTCACCACCCGGGCTTCGGGCTCGAGTATGCCCGCTGGCCATATTCCGGCCCAGCGTTTGCAAGGAAAATGCTGGGACAGCTTCAAGGCACGCCTGTGCGGATCAGCATGGGCACGACGTTGCTCTCACTCGAGAACGGGCCGGTATGCGAGGTGATGGGGCCCGAGTTCGGCTATGCCCGACTGGAGCCTCAGGTCGTCATTGTCGCCACAGGCATCCGCGAAGCCAATCGGGGCAACCGCGTCGTGCCAGGTGTGCGGCCGCCGCAAGGCATCCTGACAACCGGCCTGCTCCAGCAATTGGTACATCGAAATGTAAGGCTGCCATCCTCATTGCGGCGCCTCGTCGTTGTTGGAACCGAGCACGTGTCTTTCTCCGCTATTCTGACGGCACGGCACGCCGGCATCCGCGTCGTTGCATTGGTTGGCGCCGAGGAAAGTGTGCAATCCTACGCTGCAGCGGGTTGGCTTGCCCGGGCGCTCGGGATCGGCATCCGTTTAAACAGCGAGATCGCTGCAATCGTCGGCACCAGTGAACGCGTCGAAGCTGTGAGGATTCGGCAAGGCGGTGTCACACGCTATATTGCTTGCGATGGCGTCCTCTTCTCAGCCGGATGGATCCCCGAGACAGTGGCGCTCGCGAAGGGGCCGATGTTGATCGACCCCCTGACCAAAGGACCGATCGTCGATCAGGCCATGCGCACGAGCCTTCCCGGTGTTTTCGCAGCTGGAAACGTTCTCCGTGGGGTCGAGACGAGCGGCTTCGCGGCCCTCGAAGGCAAGCGCGCCGGAGCCATGGCCGCTCTGGCTATTGCTGGGAAAATCCCGACCGAACAAGCCCGCGGACCAAGAAAGATCGCCAAAACGCGCGTTCCGCAGCATTGGGATCATTCACTCTCCGAACCGTCGGGACTTGCCCATCATTGGCGGCCCGCCCGATTTCGAAACGCCTACGAGCGGTAA